The genomic stretch AGCAATGGCTAGAATGGCTTTATGATGAAACGCGCATTGCTTTTAAAGCACAAAATGTCGAGCTACCCGATTATGAAAATTTTAAAAATATCGGTTATCTTGATTTACCACAAAAAAATCAGCCAACGCTATTGAGTGAATTTCGCAGCAATCCGCAAGATCATCCTTTGCGTACGCCATCGGGGGTGATTGAACTTTTTTCAAATAAAATTGCAAGTTTTAATTACGCGGATTCACCGCCGCATCCAGCATGGTTGGAGCCTCAAGAATGGCTGGGTGCTAAAATGGCAGTGCGGTTTCCCTTACATTTATTAAGTTGCCAGCCCCATGATAAATTGCACAGCCAATGGGATCATGCAAAAATATGCCGCGATACCAAAAAACATGGTCGCCAACCCATCGTGCTGAATATTGATGATGCCAAAAGCCGTCATATTAGTCAAAATGATATTGTCAAAGTTTTTAACGAGCGTGGCGCCTGTCTTGCGAGTGCAGTGTTAAGCGAAAATATAAAGCAAGGTGTTGTGCAATTGCCAACGGGTGCATGGTTTGACCCATGGCAAGATGAACAGGGTAACTGGATTGAACTCAATGGTAATCCAAATGTGCTGACCGCCGATCATGGCACTTCAACATTAACCCAAGCACCAAGTGCTAATTCATGCTTGGTGGAGATTGAAAAATTCCACGGTTTTGCACCTAAACCATCTATTTATCAACCACCGATTTTTTCAAAATCAAATGCGAGCTGGAAGGATAATGACAATGCCGATAAGGTTTAATACAGATGTTGCTGCGGGTATGCTTTTTATTCTTATTGGCTCTATAGCTTTATATGCAACGGGAAGTTTACCCTTTGGTACGTTGCGGCGTATTGGCCCTGGTGGTTTTCCGGCGATTATATCGACATTGCTGATTTTATTTGGGCTCATTACCACTATTCACGGTTTTTTAAAAATCCATGAATTAGCGATACCAAAATTTCATCCCAAAAATGTCATCATTATTTGTCTTGCTCTGGTGCTTTTTGGACTAAGTTTGCGCGGCGGTGGATTATTTCTTGCCGTCTTTTTATGCATCACCGTTTCATCCTTAGCGGTTAAGCCGTTTCGGCCAATATTTACAATTATTTATGGTTTATTGGCAGCTTTGTTCTGCTGTGTTGCTTTTATTACATTGTTGGGCATGCAAGCGCCGTATTTCGGGCCGTGGTTCGGTTTTTAAGTGTTTGGAGGGTTAAGAGGGCATCATGGATACATTAAACGCATTATATTTTGGCTTTCATCAGGCTTTGCAAATTCATAATTTATTATGGTGCTTTGTTGGGGCATTATTGGGAACATTGGTTGGCATTTTGCCGGGCTTGGGGCCAGCTGCAACGGTTGCAATTTTATTACCCTTTACCGCAGGTCTTGAACCGGTAACGGCACTTATTATGCTGGCTGGTATTTATTATGGCGCGCAATATGGTGGTTCAACCACGGCAATTTTGATTAACCTACCCGGTGAAGCCTCATCTGTGGTAACTGCAATTGACGGTTATAAAATGGCGCGTCTTGGCCGTGCTGGTGTTGCCCTTACAACCGCCGCGCTTGGATCATTCTTTGCCGGTACGGTTGCAACATTTCTCTTAGCTTTTACCGCGCCAATCCTTGCCGAATTAGGGTTATTATTTGGCCCAACCGAATATTTTTCTTTAATGGTACTTGGCCTATTGGCTTCAATTATTTTGGCCCGTGGCTCGGTGCCCAAAGCCATTTCCATGGTATTGCTTGGCGTTTTAATTGGCTGTGTCGGTCAAGATGTACAAACCGCTATGCCGCGCTTTATGTTTGGCTTTGAAGATTTAGGCGGTGGCATTGATTTTGTTGTGGTGGCAATGGGGCTTTTTGGTATTGGTGAGATTATCAAAGATCTTGACCATCTTGAGCATCGCACAGCGATTAAGACAAGTTTTGCTTCCCTTATTCCAAGTAGGCAAGATTTTAAACGCATGCAAATGCCGGTGTTACGCGGAACATTTATTGGTTCGCTTTTGGGCTTGTTGCCGGGTTCTGGCGCATTGCTGTCAGGTTTTGCGGCCTATGCTGCAGAAAAGCGAATTTCCAATCCACCTGAAGGTTTTGGGAATGGCGCTATTGAAGGGGTTGCCGCACCTGAAAGTGCTAATAATGCGGCTGCTCAAACATCATTTGTACCACTTTTAACCCTTGGCTTGCCAACATCCGCAGTTATGGCCTTAATGGTTGGCGCGCTTGTCATGCATGGTATTGCACCAGGGCCCACCCT from Bartonella sp. HY328 encodes the following:
- a CDS encoding tripartite tricarboxylate transporter TctB family protein, translated to MTMPIRFNTDVAAGMLFILIGSIALYATGSLPFGTLRRIGPGGFPAIISTLLILFGLITTIHGFLKIHELAIPKFHPKNVIIICLALVLFGLSLRGGGLFLAVFLCITVSSLAVKPFRPIFTIIYGLLAALFCCVAFITLLGMQAPYFGPWFGF
- a CDS encoding tripartite tricarboxylate transporter permease is translated as MDTLNALYFGFHQALQIHNLLWCFVGALLGTLVGILPGLGPAATVAILLPFTAGLEPVTALIMLAGIYYGAQYGGSTTAILINLPGEASSVVTAIDGYKMARLGRAGVALTTAALGSFFAGTVATFLLAFTAPILAELGLLFGPTEYFSLMVLGLLASIILARGSVPKAISMVLLGVLIGCVGQDVQTAMPRFMFGFEDLGGGIDFVVVAMGLFGIGEIIKDLDHLEHRTAIKTSFASLIPSRQDFKRMQMPVLRGTFIGSLLGLLPGSGALLSGFAAYAAEKRISNPPEGFGNGAIEGVAAPESANNAAAQTSFVPLLTLGLPTSAVMALMVGALVMHGIAPGPTLISDHPQIFWGVIASMWVGNLILLILNLPLIGIWTKLLSIPFQYLFPAILVFCAIGAVSLSNSTFDIWLLAFFSIAGYIFVKLDCEVAPLILGLVLGPMLEENFRRAMSIGRGNAMIFVERPLSAALLIIAVLALISMLIPKWRKVREEAFVEQE